The following coding sequences lie in one Fusarium poae strain DAOMC 252244 chromosome 1, whole genome shotgun sequence genomic window:
- a CDS encoding hypothetical protein (BUSCO:7799at5125) translates to MSTGANVNKPTNVQTKEADVNRKLQVYGIISAFQNGKVPSNHQIDVALSSFLASRALSGRHEKLSAEGQELVKDAANAIKQAKYLLLSKNEGNLIQDFIYQTTQFDPKSVNTPNAPVSKDAAKQDGDQALEGLRTLGQLLITNGQFRKLLSDATVLFRDMAGDAATNAAARVRPSQEQLQQLDEPAQDNVWHEAPDFSKENFKQQAKGVYSGNPKQDAKDIAAAGVNSAAPGQQQPLQQDQQGNLQPNQGAQPQATTGLETGNVPSTDAARDAARQTDPQAGKSAAKQVAEQKLDNKIDPETKENILQRNEEYRRKAHDYFNKKMPQERKDQTIWRLKKMILECQQHEDYSQAIQTLLRLAETYSRHGRIVGQGSTETAKDARGGLGAAERDLRTIIERFANGTSTEDLWEAIGQIYRDADNDRELKDWFKAMDSYIRRCLLQQGYILEDQSTREWDQLYDQGRYLLRNKYRGHTDRIVDEIKFLADQFDQDPQNHAFAESLTKLFKDLGNDQDGKPVFKPHLLKDLRDVIIPAALENIAYVPIPRIEYTDSQFDAVIENLVLESDNFAPNVLEVSSEHYFRWGRKKIANKNHQTMEVKVAGIQMDLRDVSFHVNRKQGFPSLTDTGVADIVLPGDGFSFKMKVSTADKKDRQNYFKVEKVDVDFAKIQIKVKKSNHKLLFSILKPIMLKVIRAPLQKAVEKAIKDQCNKLDQLCYQVKQEADRATAEAKNNPENAPNIYNRYYTAAQKQFTQKKQKAQEVASDKKANIAMTKEDSIFPNIDLPGGISTKATEYKELARKGDKWESPVFLIGSAKGSTDIPAAPKIQRKAHPVSNLGPKNTNADYDFYPAGNGHQHTGNGAMNGNGYHVGHGDGLNGGVNSKHLAGNGLNNGQLPTGQVPMAGQTMNTV, encoded by the exons ATGTCTACCGGTGCAAACGTCAACAAACCTACAAACGTCCAAACCAAGGAAGCCGATGTCAACCGCAAGCTCCAAGTTTACGGAATCATCTCTGCTTTCCAGAACGGCAAGGTTCCTTCA AACCATCAAATCGATGTCGCCCTAAGCAGTTTCCTCGCCTCTCGTGCCCTCTCTGGTCGCCACGAGAAGCTGTCCGCAGAAGGTCAGGAGTTGGTCAAAGATGCCGCCAACGCCATCAAGCAAGCCAAGTACCTTCTCCTTTCCAAGAATGAGGGCAACTTGATCCAGGACTTTATCTATCAAACTACCCAGTTCGACCCCAAGAGTGTTAACACACCCAACGCTCCTGTCAGCAAGGATGCTGCCAAGCAGGACGGTGATCAGGCCCTTGAGGGCTTGAGGACCCTCGGCCAGCTCCTCATCACCAACGGTCAGTTCCGAAAGCTTCTCTCTGATGCTACCGTTCTTTTCCGCGACATGGCTGGTGACGCCGCTACCAACGCCGCTGCCCGTGTTCGACCCTCTCAGGAGCAGCTCCAGCAGCTAGACGAGCCTGCCCAAGATAATGTCTGGCACGAGGCTCCTGATTTCTCCAAAGAGAACTTCAAGCAACAGGCCAAGGGCGTCTACAGCGGAAACCCCAAGCAGGATGCGAAGGACATTGCTGCCGCTGGTGTCAACTCTGCCGCCCCAggacagcagcagcctcttcAGCAAGACCAGCAGGGTAACCTCCAGCCCAACCAGGGCGCCCAGCCTCAGGCCACCACCGGCCTCGAGACTGGCAACGTTCCCTCCACTGATGCTGCTCGTGACGCCGCTCGCCAAACCGATCCCCAGGCTGGTAAGAGTGCCGCCAAGCAGGTCGCCGAGCAAAAGCTCGACAACAAGATCGATCCCGAGACTAAGGAGAACATCCTCCAGCGCAACGAGGAGTACCGCCGCAAGGCCCACGACTACTTCAACAAGAAAATGCCTCAGGAGCGCAAGGACCAGACTATCTGGCGCCTCAAGAAGATGATTCTTGAGTGCCAGCAACACGAGGACTACTCACAGGCTATCCAGACTCTCCTTCGCTTGGCTGAGACTTACAGCCGCCACGGTCGCATCGTTGGCCAGGGATCCACCGAAACTGCCAAGGACGCCCGCGGTGGTCTCGGTGCTGCTGAGCGTGATCTCCGAACTATCATTGAGCGATTCGCCAACGGTACCTCGACTGAGGACCTCTGGGAGGCCATCGGCCAAATCTACCGCGATGCTGATAACGACCGCGAGCTCAAGGATTGGTTCAAGGCTATGGACTCTTACATCCGCCGATGCCTCCTCCAGCAGGGCTACATCCTCGAAGACCAGTCCACTCGTGAGTGGGATCAGCTCTACGACCAGGGTCGATACCTCCTCCGCAACAAGTACCGCGGCCACACCGACCGCATTGTTGACGAGATCAAGTTCCTTGCTGATCAATTCGATCAAGATCCTCAGAACCACGCCTTTGCTGAGTCTCTCACAAAGCTTTTCAAGGATCTTGGTAACGATCAGGATGGCAAGCCTGTCTTCAAGCCCCATCTGCTCAAGGACTTGAGGGATGTTATCATTCCCGCCGCTCTGGAGAACATTGCCTACGTCCCCATTCCCCGAATCGAGTACACCGATTCCCAGTTCGATGCCGTCATCGAGAACCTCGTTCTCGAGAGTGACAACTTCGCTCCCAACGTCCTTGAAGTTTCCAGCGAGCACTACTTCCGCTGGGGCCGCAAGAAGATTGCCAACAAGAACCACCAGACTATGGAGGTCAAGGTCGCTGGCATTCAGATGGATCTTCGTGACGTCAGCTTCCACGTCAACCGCAAGCAGGGCTTCCCCTCTCTCACCGACACTGGTGTTGCTGATATCGTCCTTCCTGGCGACGGCTTCTCCTTTAAGATGAAGGTGTCCACCGCTGACAAGAAGGACCGTCAGAACTACTTCAAGGTTGAGAAGGTCGATGTTGACTTTGCCAAGATTCAGATCAAGGTTAAGAAGTCCAACCACAAGTTGCTCTTCTCCATTCTGAAGCCCATCATGCTCAAGGTCATCAGAGCTCCTCTGCAGAAGGCCGTCGAGAAGGCCATCAAGGACCAGTGCAACAAGCTCGATCAGCTGTGCTATCAGGTCAAGCAGGAGGCTGACCGCGCCACTGCCGAGGCCAAGAACAACCCTGAGAACGCTCCCAACATCTACAACCGCTACTACACTGCCGCTCAGAAGCAGTTCACtcagaagaagcagaaggcTCAGGAGGTCGCTTCCGACAAGAAGGCCAACATTGCCATGACCAAGGAGGACAGCATCTTCCCCAACATTGACCTCCCCGGTGGCATCAGCACCAAGGCCACCGAGTACAAGGAGCTTGCCCGCAAGGGTGACAAGTGGGAGAGCCCCGTCTTCCTCATCGGTTCTGCTAAGGGCAGCACCGATATCCCTGCCGCTCCTAAGATCCAGCGCAAGGCCCACCCCGTATCCAACCTTGGTCCTAAGAACACCAACGCTGACTACGACTTCTACCCTGCTGGCAACGGACACCAGCACACTGGTAATGGCGCTATGAACGGCAATGGCTACCACGTCGGCCACGGAGATGGCTTGAACGGTGGCGTTAACAGCAAGCACCTTGCTGGCAATGGCCTCAACAATGGCCAGCTCCCCACGGGACAGGTCCCTATGGCCGGTCAGACCATGAACACTGTTTAG
- a CDS encoding hypothetical protein (BUSCO:13033at5125), with amino-acid sequence MTSVTLAPEQVHALFDILTHYETYAEIQGFKSPDAITGYGYPFARKLVEPETTQSAPPSTGWRSWAGTPANSRPGTPKGKDAKDTKEPASNDGNDDNKPSTAPILQAMLNRFILKLPGIRDLPREFWSVRVQGLLTRLGEAELSESYDKGAVGTRKVLATGSSGLLEMVSRGVLGGVKQTHPLDKSLDKKDGGKSEYDRTKATDLVKAWNDVVEGLVYGTLADEMFDHFSKTPDVESHSPVIGAAAEYAIIHLATFIHHIFVLSPEGRYLLKLLENIHGLIPYKMIKQTLRMGNAAGMINGMMRLLLAKLSVTSVTNWIGLTANADDGMNLLQRIISLVLSWDAGEFRKSADKVEKAKNRPSDEMLEAIRQYVALSRDEHKTVRNASEEHAQSIITAIFNGSNPTLVTKLDDQKHAQCLEYYSALLSVRDREGITTAFCRQPPDLFTATIKDLFAAYEPMIRTVHSQIDLREHMESAQLFIDEFIKTSKPNESGSLPTVDDYVGLFMKNRELMYRWVHAFAKSCPDVWKEMKNWTQDAVLKFRQERKPVSVAKGEDSGRTSNGTVNMSAMDEKLDKLFQSVPEKSQKDVLNALDNHAAYLAQVEALSLCRLQRLIDSDESESGNMTGPGMYLSRWQSLLDATPITPATPKGPVRHGKDVKNAITMGKIGVEGTEEGREQALKAAKEEAEEGPEAPNVDVVIGTMADGFRKILQQT; translated from the exons ATGACGTCTGTGACTCTAGCACCCGAACAGGTGCACGCTCTATTTGACATTCTCACACATTACGAAACATACGCCGAAATACAGGGCTTCAAATCTCCAGACGCAATCACTGGCTACGGCTATCCCTTTGCGAGAAAACTGGTTGAACCAGAGACTACACAGAGCGCTCCACCAAGTACAGGATGGAGAAGTTGGGCTGGGACTCCTGCCAACTCAAGACCTGGAACACCCAAAGGCAAAGATGCAAAGGACACGAAAGAGCCTGCCAGTAACGACGGGAATGATGATAACAAGCCCTCCACAGCGCCTATTCTTCAGGCGATGCTGAATAGGTTCATCCTGAAGCTTCCTGGCATCAGAGATTTACCTCGAGAGTTTTGGTCTGTTCGAGTACAGGGCTTATTGACAAGACTTGGGGAAGCAGAGTTGTCCGAGAGCTATGACAAGGGCGCCGTGGGAACAAGAAAGGTGTTGGCCACAGGTTCAAGCGGCTTGCTTGAGATGGTCAGTCGAGGAGTCTTGGGTGGTGTCAAGCAAACGCATCCTTTAGACAAGTCTTTGGACAAGAAGGACGGCGGCAAATCTGAGTACGATCGCACCAAGGCGACGGATCTAGTCAAGGCTTGGAACGATGTTGTCGAGGGGCTTGTCTATGGTACTCTGGCGGATGAAATGTTTGATCATTTTAGCAAAACTCCCGATGTGGAGAGTCATTCTCCTGTCATCGGTGCTGCAGCAGAGTATGCCATTATCCA CCTTGCCACTTTTATACACCACATTTTCGTCCTCTCCCCTGAGGGCCGATATCTCCTCAAGCTCCTCGAGAACATCCACGGCCTCATCCCCTACAAGATGATCAAGCAGACGCTACGGATGGGCAATGCCGCTGGTATGATCAACGGCATGATGCGCCTTCTCCTTGCTAAGCTGAGTGTCACCAGTGTTACCAACTGGATCGGCCTGACCGCCAACGCTGATGATGGCATGAACCTGTTGCAACGAATCATTTCTCTAGTCTTGTCTTGGGATGCTGGAGAGTTCCGCAAAAGTGCTGACAAGGTTGAGAAAGCCAAGAACCGACCCAGCGATGAAATGCTCGAGGCGATTCGTCAGTACGTTGCCCTGAGTCGTGATGAGCACAAGACTGTCAGAAATGCCAGCGAGGAGCACGCGCAGTCTATCATCACAGCTATTTTTAACGGCTCCAATCCGACATTGGTAACCAAACTCGACGATCAAAAACACGCACAGTGTCTTGAGTATTACTCCGCGCTTCTCTCGGTCCGTGACCGCGAGGGCATAACAACAGCCTTCTGTCGCCAGCCTCCCGATCTATTTACTGCAACAATAAAGGATTTATTCGCGGCATATGAGCCCATGATCCGTACGGTGCACTCTCAAATAGATCTGCGCGAGCACATGGAGTCGGCACAATTGTTCATCGACGAGTTCATTAAGACCAGCAAACCAAACGAGTCTGGTAGCTTGCCCACTGTCGACGACTATGTTGGTTTGTTCATGAAAAACCGAGAACTCATGTACAGGTGGGTTCACGCATTTGCGAAGTCGTGCCCTGATGTCTGGAAGGAGATGAAGAATTGGACCCAAGATGCTGTTCTCAAGTTCCGTCAGGAGCGGAAGCCTGTGAGCGTGGCCAAGGGTGAAGATTCAGGGAGGACGAGCAATGGCACGGTGAATATGAGTGCCATGGATGAGAAACTGGATAAGCTGTTCCAGTCTGTCCCTGAGAAATCTCAGAAGGATGTACTCAATGCTTTGGATAACCACGCCGCCTACCTCGCTCAGGTAGAAGCTCTTTCCCTCTGCCGTCTCCAGCGCCTGATCGACTCAGACGAGTCAGAATCTGGCAACATGACAGGCCCAGGCATGTATCTTTCGCGCTGGCAGAGTCTTCTCGATGCCACGCCCATCACACCAGCCACACCCAAGGGACCAGTCCGACACGGAAAGGACGTCAAGAATGCCATCACCATGGGCAAGATCGGTGTTGAGGGTACGGAAGAAGGGAGGGAGCAAGCACTTAAGGCAGCAAAGGAGGAGGCTGAGGAAGGACCAGAAGCACCTAATGTGGATGTTGTCATCGGAACGATGGCTGACGGGTTCCGAAAGATATTGCAACAAACTTGA
- a CDS encoding hypothetical protein (BUSCO:51722at5125), whose protein sequence is MSFVTNLPSENMQSSEEVAEVLPTFVSSISKSSPLIFFYHRIDPETTALTIQVLGANISFQFSHQRAKAVLSRSQILRQLENKTVGFIAVATPQSQRIVLAAAESGHGFGKYGDVLDRKIGVLPNSVWTRRVVAMGKTLGLAMRRPFDNPHRRGTNTDGIFLGSHVEVKLAVHGICVLLKMFGIAKDLDKITMEHLHKLRLVRWKDGTRPVFEVYFSRKHCVPCKLLVKRLSEATGITIRLLWRDRLVKKEYAIRKMDKSFRGKGQGQDQPVPDPQDYDFGDILPDDSDIEVISDDEDIRNADHIDLTGIRSTSPTGISAEIDDLLDGLAYRVGQMEECPEGATAAIVSFARTMSAHNRSKNLARDANVNKPLPATPVIEAPIDVLESGERQRNTFPRAQRSLFGRSRELGGARARSVSPCRIMREPIRDRSPMRYNFASPENCSSRIVERTQHSSQP, encoded by the coding sequence ATGTCTTTTGTTACAAACTTACCCTCGGAAAACATGCAAAGCTCTGAGGAAGTGGCAGAGGTGCTTCCAACATTTGTGTCGTCCATCAGCAAGTCTTCGCCACTCATCTTCTTTTATCACAGGATCGACCCTGAAACAACAGCACTCACCATCCAGGTGCTCGGAGCTAACATCTCCTTCCAATTCAGCCACCAGAGAGCAAAAGCTGTTCTCAGTCGATCTCAAATCCTACGTCAACTAGAGAACAAAACGGTGGGCTTTATCGCCGTCGCGACACCTCAGTCACAGCGCATTGTTTTAGCCGCTGCCGAATCAGGTCATGGTTTCGGGAAATACGGCGATGTTCTCGACAGAAAGATAGGCGTGCTTCCAAATAGTGTTTGGACGAGACGAGTGGTGGCCATGGGTAAGACCCTTGGCTTGGCGATGAGACGCCCCTTTGACAATCCCCATCGCAGGGGCACCAATACTGATGGAATCTTTCTCGGATCCCATGTTGAAGTCAAACTCGCGGTTCACGGCATCTGCGTTCTCCTGAAGATGTTCGGAATCGCCAAAGACTTGGACAAAATCACGATGGAACATCTGCACAAGCTTCGTCTTGTTCGTTGGAAAGATGGCACTCGCCCTGTCTTTGAGGTGTACTTTTCCCGAAAGCACTGCGTCCCATGCAAACTTTTGGTAAAAAGGTTGTCAGAAGCTACCGGGATCACAATCAGATTACTGTGGAGGGATCGACTCGTCAAGAAAGAGTATGCTATTCGTAAAATGGACAAAAGTTTTCGGGGTAAAGGCCAGGGTCAAGATCAGCCTGTACCTGACCCGCAGGATTACGACTTTGGCGATATCCTCCCCGACGACTCAGACATAGAAGTCATatccgacgatgaggataTAAGGAATGCCGACCATATCGACCTGACCGGCATACGATCCACGTCACCGACTGGCATCTCAGCAGAGATCGACGATCTTCTTGACGGCCTCGCCTATCGAGTAGGCCAGATGGAAGAGTGTCCAGAAGGGGCGACAGCCGCTATCGTCAGTTTCGCCAGGACCATGAGTGCTCATAACAGAAGCAAGAACCTGGCCAGGGACGCAAACGTCAACAAGCCTCTTCCCGCGACACCGGTGATAGAAGCACCAATTGACGTACTTGAAAGCGGTGAACGACAGCGAAACACATTCCCTCGTGCTCAGAGGAGCCTCTTTGGACGATCACGCGAGCTTGGTGGTGCAAGAGCGAGGAGCGTTTCGCCTTGCAGAATCATGAGAGAACCGATCCGAGACCGTTCTCCTATGAGGTATAACTTTGCGAGTCCAGAAAACTGCTCATCAAGGATCGTGGAACGTACTCAACACAGTTCACAACCCTGA
- the RPS19 gene encoding 40S ribosomal protein S19 (BUSCO:53883at5125) has protein sequence MAGGVTVRDVDAQKFITAYSAFLKRQGKLPIPGWVDTVKTGPAKELPPQDIDWFYVRAASIARHVYLRKTVGVGRLRKVHGTAKNRGSRPSKHVDASGSVDRKVMQSLEKIGVLEQDEEKGGRRITQAGQRDLDRIAQTTAEAEEEEDDE, from the exons ATGGCCGGCGGAGTTACTGTTCGCGATGTCGAT GCGCAGAAGTTCATCACTGCCTACTCTGCTTTCTTGAAGCGTCAGGGCAAGCTTCCCATCCCTG GTTGGGTCGACACCGTCAAGACTGGTCCTGCCAAGGAGCTCCCTCCCCAGGACATTGACTGGTTCTACGTCCGTGCTGCCTCTATCGCCCGCCACGTCTACCTCCGCAAGACCGTCGGTGTCGGCCGTCTCCGCAAGGTCCACGGTACCGCCAAGAACCGCGGCAGCCGTCCCTCCAAGCACGTCGATGCTTCCGGCTCCGTCGACCGAAAGGTCATGCAGTCTCTTGAGAAGATCGGTGTCCTTGAGCAGGACGAGGAGAAGGGTGGCCGCCGCATCACCCAGGCCGGTCAGCGTGATTTGGACCGTATCGCCCAGACCACcgctgaggctgaggaggaggaggatgacgagTAA
- a CDS encoding hypothetical protein (TransMembrane:8 (o21-42i54-75o95-114i183-208o214-236i248-266o278-301i313-336o)~BUSCO:33160at5125): MADAAECNGEAVDLGRRGLRIGAIFIIMASSLIGAILPIFLARQKTIPVPKFTFFICKFVGTGVIIATAFMHLLVPAVENLGDECLEDRLGGYDWAEAIALMTVIVMFFVEMLAARLSNADMEHNHSDEFDPAMEVIAKKSPSTDIETADRRTSGYAPGGDEHLAHGREHKEGDAQGGLAGQLLAIFILEFGVVFHSIFIGLTLGTIASDELTVLLIVLVFHQMFEGLGLGSRLAVAPWPSNRQWMPYLLGFIFALSTPIGIAAGIGAKPNNASDQKLINGIFDAISAGILMYTGLVELLAHEFMFNPYMRKAPIKILLLAFACVSFGVAVMAILAKWA; encoded by the coding sequence ATGGCCGATGCAGCAGAGTGCAATGGCGAGGCCGTTGATCTCGGCCGTAGAGGTCTCCGAATCGGCGCAAttttcatcatcatggccTCCTCGCTCATTGGCGCAATTTTGCCTATTTTCCTGGCGCGCCAGAAGACGATCCCGGTACCCAAGTTTACATTCTTCATTTGCAAGTTCGTCGGTACCGGCGTTATCATAGCGACAGCTTTTATGCATCTTCTGGTCCCGGCTGTCGAGAACTTGGGCGACGAATGCCTCGAGGATCGCCTAGGTGGCTACGACTGGGCCGAGGCAATCGCCCTCATGACTGTCATTGTCATGTTCTTCGTTGAAATGCTCGCTGCTCGCCTCAGCAACGCTGATATGGAGCACAATCACTCTGATGAGTTCGATCCTGCCATGGAAGTTATTGCCAAGAAGTCACCCAGCACCGACATCGAGACCGCAGACCGCAGAACATCCGGCTACGCTCCTGGAGGCGACGAGCACCTTGCCCATGGCCGCGAGCACAAAGAAGGCGATGCACAGGGTGGACTTGCTGGCCAGCTTCTTGCAATCTTCATTCTCGAGTTCGGAGTTGTGTTCCACAGCATATTCATTGGTCTCACTCTCGGTACGATTGCCTCCGATGAGCTTACGGTTCTCCTGATCGTCCTTGTATTTCACCAGATGTTTGAGGGCCTCGGTCTCGGTTCACGCCTGGCTGTTGCTCCCTGGCCCAGTAACCGACAGTGGATGCCATATCTGCTCGGTTTCATTTTCGCTTTGTCGACTCCCATCGGTATTGCTGCTGGCATAGGAGCCAAGCCCAACAATGCTAGCGACCAGAAGCTTATCAATGGAATTTTCGACGCCATCAGTGCTGGTATTCTCATGTACACTGGTCTGGTTGAGCTCCTCGCCCACGAGTTCATGTTCAACCCTTACATGCGCAAGGCCCCCATCAAGATCCTCTTGCTGGCGTTTGCTTGCGTCTCATTCGGTGTTGCTGTTATGGCTATTCTCGCCAAATGGGCATAA
- a CDS encoding hypothetical protein (BUSCO:37300at5125), which produces MREFMDYVHSAFYEATGWNRDNSYAALNVTSDALLNFQTPLGLRLTLSSLASTNFATSYQLGSVGIVDGSISYLFSSVPLRLLLTPQSETVNLPELLRSYKPLAELPHRTNPFLQTSKDKPESSLLYGRLYLPQSLLEALVVKRLSPALQVQLSAVSAQHLKNGGTVLGLAQYDVGKYALEGLASSDGGLLGFRGVYNFGGDAEKPEDQAPADSDRERVYGRFSTGGEIYYGTLNKSGGISVGTRFATLPTHKGTPLSATLTLNPLMGNISASYAVVAGRHCSLATRMEFNAFSYESTWAIGMELWRKPFTRLVVDDEPKVDDKVVVDDSPEDKRPKERSFQAKLEWRLDDPEPVTVKPSLPPPPPPKEEIEPEKPGEERYAGVLKTRMDQNMRIGVLWEGRVKSLLFSLGSSIDLRKLDKPFRTLGLEIQFSS; this is translated from the exons ATGCGCGAGTTCATGGACTATGTCCACAGCGCTTTTTACGAAGCTACAGGATGGAATCGTGACAACTCATACGCAGCACTAAATGTGACGAGTGATG CGCTCCTCAACTTCCAGACCCCTCTAGGATTGCGACTCACACTATCCTCTCTCGCGAGTACCAATTTTGCGACATCATACCAGCTCGGTTCAGTGGGAATTGTTGATGGATCCATCTCATACCTGTTCTCATCAGTCCCGCTTCGACTCCTCTTGACACCGCAGTCGGAAACTGTCAATTTGCCAGAGCTTTTGCGCTCATATAAACCCCTCGCCGAACTCCCTCACCGAACAAATCCGTTCCTCCAGACGTCCAAGGACAAGCCGGAATCGTCTCTTCTGTACGGTCGACTCTACCTGCCCCAGTCTCTACTCGAAGCCCTGGTGGTCAAACGATTGTCGCCCGCGCTCCAGGTCCAGCTCAGTGCTGTTTCTGCACAGCACCTTAAGAACGGTGGCACAGTACTGGGGCTGGCACAATATGACGTGGGCAAGTACGCTCTCGAAGGTCTGGCGTCCTCAGACGGAGGATTGCTCGGCTTCAGGGGCGTATACAATTTCGGCGGCGATGCTGAGAAGCCGGAAGACCAAGCGCCTGCAGACAGTGATAGGGAGAGAGTGTACGGGCGGTTCAGCACCGGCGGAGAAATCTATTACGGCACGCTGAATAAGTCGGGAGGAATCAGTGTTGGAACACGATTCGCGACGTTACCTACGCACAAGGGGACCCCCTTATCCGCGACATTGACCTTGAACCCCCTGATGGGTAATATCAGTGCAAGTTATGCCGTAGTGGCTGGTAGACATTGCAGTCTTGCCACTAGGATGGAGTTCAATGCATTCAGCTACGAAAGCACCTGGGCTATAGGCATGGAGCTCTGGCGGAAGCCGTTCACACGCCTAGTTGTTGACGATGAACCAAAGGTTGATGACAAAGTGGTTGTCGACGATAGTCCGGAAGACAAACGACCAAAGGAGCGCAGCTTCCAAGCCAAGTTGGAATGGCGTCTGGATGATCCCGAACCAGTTACTGTCAAGCCGTCGCTGCCCCCTCCTCCACCCCCGAAAGAAGAGATTGAACCAGAAAAGCCCGGAGAGGAGAGATATGCTGGAGTGCTCAAAACCCGGATGGACCAAAACATGCGAATAGGGGTGCTGTGGGAAGGACGGGTCAAATCACTCCTGTTCAGCTTGGGTAGTAGCATCGACCTGAGGAAACTTGACAAGCCTTTCCGGACGCTTGGACTTGAAATACAGTTTTCATCATAA
- a CDS encoding hypothetical protein (BUSCO:30627at5125), translating into MRSNAPPGIKFVFPAMNGPGAMHSKLQLLKYPDYLRVVVPTANLVPYDWGETGVMENMVFLIDLPRLEGSATHRPTSFSTELGRFLSATGVGESMVSSLTNYDFSQTKHLGFVYTIPGGHQGDELKRIGYSGLGTNVASLGLATDDPIEVDFVCASLGSLNYDLVGAIYNACRGDDGLAEYKSRTGRAGAAGKNKASNPWHDKLKDRFRIYFPTNETVTRSRGGRNAAGTICVQSKWWRAPTFPTELVRDCVNTRHGLLMHSKMILVSQTEAGSQNQSQLQTRPQTRSEPRGRDQGSASTQGDPKAANMSLGWVYVGSANLSESAWGRIVKDRATGQPKMSCRNWESGVVVRVGNRKNSSTVSANFSEGASASTKVKAAAETETQTQVQARSSVQTGKTLRQPDKGRDTSQQVDVQKQKQQQQQQQQHKDHLENTDVDMEMVLEGTVPIPMQQPGRRYRAGEEPWFYSMQE; encoded by the exons ATGCGATCCAATGCGCCACCAGGCATCAAGTTCGTCTTTCCGGCAATGAATGGGCCTGGGGCGATGCATTCCAAGCTCCAGCTGCTAAAGTACCCCGACTATCTTCGAGTTGTGGTCCCGACAGCCAATCTGGTCCCTTATGATTGGGGGGAGACGGGCGTCATGGAGAAC ATGGTCTTTCTGATCGATCTCCCTCGACTAGAGGGCTCCGCGACTCATCGGCCAACCTCATTCAGCACCGAGCTCGGCCGATTCCTGTCAGCAACTGGTGTTGGCGAGTCGATGGTGAGCAGTCTAACAAACTACGACTTCTCGCAAACGAAGCACCTTGGCTTCGTGTACACCAT CCCAGGCGGACACCAAGGAGATGAACTGAAGCGAATAG GATACAGTGGGCTGGGCACCAACGTGGCTTCTCTTGGACTAGCCACTGACGACCCAATCGAGGTCGATTTTGTT TGTGCCTCTCTTGGATCTCTCAACTACGACCTGGTAGGCGCAATCTACAATGCATGTCGAG GAGACGATGGCCTGGCCGAATACAAGTCGAGAACAGGCCGAGCGGGCGCAGCAGGAAAAAACAAGGCGTCGAACCCATGGCACGACAAGCTAAAGGACCGTTTCCGAATATATTTTCCGACGAACGAGACAGTAACCAGGAGTCGAGGTGGTCGTAAT GCCGCGGGCACCATCTGTGTCCAGTCCAAATGGTGGCGCGCACCAACTTTCCCCACTGAGCTCGTGCGGGACTGTGTTAACACCAGACATGGGCTCCTGATGCACAGCAAGATGATCTTGGTATCACAGACGGAAGCGGGAAGTCAAAACCAAAGTCAATTGCAAACGCGTCCGCAAACGCGATCGGAGCCGCGGGGACGCGACCAGGGGTCAGCTAGTACCCAAGGGGACCCGAAAGCGGCAAATATGTCTCTGGGCTGGGTCTACGTCGGCAGTGCAAATCTGTCAGAGAGCGCATG GGGGCGCATTGTCAAGGACCGAGCCACAGGACAGCCCAAGATGAGCTGTCGGAATTGGGAGAGCGGTGTTGTAGTGCGAGTTGGCAATCGTAAAAACAGTAGCACTGTCTCTGCCAACTTCAGTGAGGGTGCTAGCGCCAGTACCAAGGTCAAGGCGGCggcagagacagagacacagacacaggtACAGGCACGGTCATCAGTGCAGACGGGGAAGACATTGAGGCAGCCGGACAAGGGACGCGATACGAGCCAACAAGTTGACGTCCAGAAacagaagcagcagcagcaacaacagcagcagcacaaaGATCATCTCGAGAACACGGACGTAGACATGGAAATGGTGTTGGAGGGCACAGTCCCAATTCCAATGCAACAACCAGGACGACGCTACCGCGCGGGCGAAGAGCCATGGTTTTACAGTATGCAGGAGTGA